A stretch of DNA from Halobacteriovorax vibrionivorans:
AGAATGCCCCATACTTTCTTGCAGCTTCATACTCTGCTCTTGCTTCATCTTTTAAAAGGCCACCAATAACAATTGAAGAGTTTTCACGCTCAATCATCTCTCTAACTTTCTCTTTACCTACGATTGCACTACCCATGCTATCAAAAATCTTAATTTGTATTGGTTGAAAGTTAGGTTTATTGCTATTTCTTTCGTTATACTTTCTTACTGCGTGATCAATTCCAGCTAATGCCCTTTTACCAAATTTACTCTTATCACCTGTTAAAGGAAGGACTACACCTATTGATTGCATATTGATCTTGCTATACTTCTTTAACATTTCAAATCGAGTTGAAACTAGAGCTAAGATCTCAGGGAACATTCCAAAGTTAGACTGCATCCAACTTCCTACTTCTTGCGCCTTAGTTTTATTTCCTTCATTGATAAGTTGCTCAACTTCTAAATATGATAAATATGCACAAACAAACTCTTTGCCTTCTTTAAAGTCTTGAACAATCTTCACTCTTTGCGATTGATCAACAATAAAGTATTGAGTAACTAATTGTGGATAGAACTTATTATTCTTTAAGTCTTCAACTGTCGTCGCACCTGCATTAAGCCATAAAAGAGAATCTAATGCGACAGTTTGAAAGTCTAGTTCCTTAGAGACGCGATATCTTAACTTATGAAAGTTTTCGAGATCTCGATTTAAAAGATAACGAGAGTCAGTACCATCAAGTGTTTTGAATGTATTCTCAAGATCATCTAATTTATAATAACTACTCGCTAGGTTAAGTCTAATCTGAGCACTTAACTCTCCATCTTCTTGAGAACTATTAAGGGCCAAATTGAATTGAAAAATAGCTTGTTCAAAGTTGCCGTTTGAATAATTAATGACACCAATTAAGTTATTCTTTGTTGCAAGTTCTGCAGGCTTCAATTTTGCATCTTGGATATTATTTAACTGTTGAAGAGCGACATCTTTTTGCCCTTCCACAAAACTCTTTTTT
This window harbors:
- a CDS encoding penicillin-binding protein activator encodes the protein MFKYISLIVITFLVSCSGIQMINRDTSHLYTKQFLAKFDVAKKSFVEGQKDVALQQLNNIQDAKLKPAELATKNNLIGVINYSNGNFEQAIFQFNLALNSSQEDGELSAQIRLNLASSYYKLDDLENTFKTLDGTDSRYLLNRDLENFHKLRYRVSKELDFQTVALDSLLWLNAGATTVEDLKNNKFYPQLVTQYFIVDQSQRVKIVQDFKEGKEFVCAYLSYLEVEQLINEGNKTKAQEVGSWMQSNFGMFPEILALVSTRFEMLKKYSKINMQSIGVVLPLTGDKSKFGKRALAGIDHAVRKYNERNSNKPNFQPIQIKIFDSMGSAIVGKEKVREMIERENSSIVIGGLLKDEARAEYEAARKYGAFFISLSQIYTNKDEKNHLLIEVPGSVESQVSLLFSEKYLSKYGNKVSIIYPNTESGYAYVDSAWKMAEKSGAEIVSIQSFDHNQTDHRSTVAKILGLYFTRERQEEYDLLKEVHKLEGNTTIRRVQTLGPIVDFDWVLLPAAPNDALQLIPSFNYYDAFNVTLVGGPNWRSRRISREASKLGKLLFVDSEVPKTDSAFVSSFQRRYDQRPGVVEILGFESMSLAANILSLGEFNSRDELESTVMNAQKVAGITGSWRLQDDVWMKEMSLMSLYRGRLNKVNFTTEKSIGE